DNA from Xanthomonas hyacinthi:
TGCTGGCCAGCCTGGCCGAGGCGGTGGCCGACTGCCAGCTGGTGCTCGGCTGCACCGCGCGCAGCCGGCGGGTGTCGCTGGAAGAACTGCTGCCGGCGGACGGCGCGCAGCGCCTGGCGACCGCCGCCGCCGAGCAGGCCGAGGTGGCGCTGGTGTTCGGCCGCGAGCGCACCGGCTTGACCAACGAAGAGCTGCAGCTGTGCCACGCGGCGGTGCATATTCCCTCCGATCCTGCGTTCAGTTCGCTCAACCTGGCCGCGGCGGTGCAGGTACTGGCCTACGAACTGCGCCTGGCGCAGCTGCGCGGCGAGGGCGCGGCGCCGGCCGTGCCGGAACCCGGTTTCCGCGAGGCGGTGGCCAGCCATGCGCAGCTGGAAGGGCTGTTCGGGCAGTTGGCCGACACCCTGGACGACATCGAC
Protein-coding regions in this window:
- a CDS encoding RNA methyltransferase yields the protein MTVSARIRFVLVGTQHPGNIGAAARAMKTMGQARLVLVAPERALDEDAYRRSAGAEDVLRQAPVLASLAEAVADCQLVLGCTARSRRVSLEELLPADGAQRLATAAAEQAEVALVFGRERTGLTNEELQLCHAAVHIPSDPAFSSLNLAAAVQVLAYELRLAQLRGEGAAPAVPEPGFREAVASHAQLEGLFGQLADTLDDIDFHKGRAPDSAMRKLRRLFLRNALSEQEVRLLRGILSDAQRMARLAGQARS